Proteins encoded within one genomic window of Humulus lupulus chromosome 1, drHumLupu1.1, whole genome shotgun sequence:
- the LOC133832545 gene encoding uncharacterized protein LOC133832545, whose translation MNNNNDFIQLLTESNYKKLKQDIEFSLGIMDLDICLLEDEPASPTDSSTTSQRSLHAQWEKSNRLSLIAMKRNIPEHLLSGLPDTKKAKEFFIAMGKMYDTDENAKINSLLDEILSIKYDESKGVRDFIMKFVHFAIHDQKLLN comes from the coding sequence ATGAACAACAATAATGATTTTATTCAACTTCTGACAGAGTCCAACTACAAGAAATTGAAACAAGATATAGAATTTAGTTTGGGGATAATGGACTTGGACATATGCTTGCTAGAAGATGAACCTGCTTCTCCTACTGATTCAAGCACTACTTCCCAACGTAGTCTCCATGCCCAATGGGAAAAGTCGAATCGTCTTAGTCTTATTGCCATGAAAAGAAATATTCCTGAACATCTACTGAGTGGCCTGCCAGACACTAAAAAGGCCAAAGAATTTTTCATTGCTATGGGGAAAATGTATGACACTGATGAGAATGCAAAAATCAACTCTCTTTTGGATGAAATACTTAGCATCAAATATGATGAATCTAAGGGAGTGAGAGACTTTATTATGAAATTCGTGCATTTTGCAATCCATGATCAAAAATTGCTAAATTGA